GCCTTGTTCGGGCTCTTGATGTTCGGCCAGGGGGCCTTCGGCGATATGGGGCTGAACACGTTCCTGATCCCGGACGAGGCGATCCCGCAGGCTCATCTGAGCCATGAGTTCTCCTTCGCCCAAGCCGCACCGGCCGCGCCACTTCCGGTCCCCGGGGGGACGTCGCCCGGGATATTGATGGCACTCATCCTCTTCGGCGTAGCGCTGTTCTATGCCGACCATCACCGCGTGGCGCCTTCGGTTCTCAGCCAAGTGCTGACGCTCGTCTTGCTCGCCCAGGTCCTGCTCGTGGTCACGGGTGCGGCCTATGGCGTGGACATGGAGGGCGATCCGTTCCCGTTCATGCGTCTCACGGTCTATGGCGTGATCGCGTTCGTCTTGCTGGCGACAGGGCTGATCTTGGCGTCCCCGGAACGGGGCATTGCATCCGCGATCCTCGAGCAATCGCCTGCGGGTGAGATGCTGCGCCGGCTCCTGCCGGGGATCCTGGCGGTCCCGCCCGTGCTGGGATGGTTTGCGCGGGAGGCCGAAGTCAATGCGCTGTACGACAGCGCCGCGACCCTGGTGATCTTTGCCGTGGCCAGCATTGTCGTGCTCGCCCTGTTCGCCTGGACGGCCCTCGGGGCCGTGCGCCGGGCCGATAGCGGCAGGCAGGTGGCACTCATGGATTTGCGCGGTCAGCGCGAGTGGCTCTCGACGACACTGGGCTCGATCGGCGATGGCGTGATCGCGACCGACCCGAGCGGAAGCGTGCTGCTCCTCAACAGGGTCGCTGAGGAATTGACGGGTTGGCCGGCGTCGGAAGCGCGCGGACGGCCGATCTGGGTCGTGTTCCGTGTCGTGGATGAGGAAACGCGCAAACCGGTGGACGACCCGGCATTGAGAGCGTTGCGCGAGCGCGAGGTGTCCCGCATGGAGTCCGGCGCCATGCTCCTGACGCGCGACGATCGCGAGCTGCCGGTTGAGCATTCCGGCGCACCGATCATCGGGCAGGACGGCTCGCTTGCCGGCGCCGTTCTCGTGTTCCGCGACGTCACCGAACGCCGGCGTGCCGCACAGCGCCAAACAATGCTGGTCGGCGAACTGAACCACCGGGTCAAGAACGCGCTGGCCATTGTGCAATCACTCGTCCAGGCCAGTCTGCGCCAGGCCAAGGATCCGACGACGCAAGCCATGGCCCGCACTTTGGCCGAGCGACTGCGCGCCCTGCACCGGGCTCACGACCTGCTGCTCGAATCCCGATGGTCCGGCGCGAGCTTGAAAGCGATGGTGGAACGCGAACTCGAGCCCTACAAGCGAGAGGGTGGCCCCAAGGTCGTGATCAAGGGATCGGACGTCCTGCTGCCACCGCAATGCACGTCGATCCTCGCCATGACGCTGCACGAGCTCGCCACCAACGCGGTGAAATACGGTGCCCTGTCGCAGAACGACGGACAGCTCAACGTTGCCTGGAAGACACAGCGGCGAAACAGGCTCGTGCTCGTGTGGGAAGAGAAGGGCGCGCCCATGGTGCCGAAGCCCACGGCCCGCAAAGGGTTCGGGACGCAACTCATCGATCAGGGCATACGCCACAATCTCGGCGGCGAGACCAAGACCGAATTTCGCAAGTCCGGCCTCTATGTGGAACTGAGCGTACCCTTGACGCCGTCCAACGAACCGCGCGCCGCTCCCGACACGGTTCACGCGCCTGCCGCCTAGTAGCCCTATTCCAGAACGCTGATTTCCTCGTTGGCGTGGCGGAGACGCTCGGAGAATTCGCGCGTCAGATTGCCGAGAATGGTGATCATCACGTTGGGGTGTTCTGCGGCAAGCTCGTGCAGCTCTTCGACACCGAGCCCGTAG
This genomic window from Methyloceanibacter caenitepidi contains:
- a CDS encoding sensor histidine kinase — its product is MTAASSKIVLPQSKTVQACETYARFAAVVVCVIGEVVLAAWIGIFPERFLPSLVGMPPVAALGVILAGLGLLSFTYRRIRFLSRTIGLVLALFGLLMFGQGAFGDMGLNTFLIPDEAIPQAHLSHEFSFAQAAPAAPLPVPGGTSPGILMALILFGVALFYADHHRVAPSVLSQVLTLVLLAQVLLVVTGAAYGVDMEGDPFPFMRLTVYGVIAFVLLATGLILASPERGIASAILEQSPAGEMLRRLLPGILAVPPVLGWFAREAEVNALYDSAATLVIFAVASIVVLALFAWTALGAVRRADSGRQVALMDLRGQREWLSTTLGSIGDGVIATDPSGSVLLLNRVAEELTGWPASEARGRPIWVVFRVVDEETRKPVDDPALRALREREVSRMESGAMLLTRDDRELPVEHSGAPIIGQDGSLAGAVLVFRDVTERRRAAQRQTMLVGELNHRVKNALAIVQSLVQASLRQAKDPTTQAMARTLAERLRALHRAHDLLLESRWSGASLKAMVERELEPYKREGGPKVVIKGSDVLLPPQCTSILAMTLHELATNAVKYGALSQNDGQLNVAWKTQRRNRLVLVWEEKGAPMVPKPTARKGFGTQLIDQGIRHNLGGETKTEFRKSGLYVELSVPLTPSNEPRAAPDTVHAPAA